Proteins encoded in a region of the Lysobacterales bacterium genome:
- a CDS encoding O-antigen ligase family protein, giving the protein MAVGAGRTLAAVLMFALLAAGCAVAPWDAAAFDAPKRLLVALALGSALWIALWWSPRPRWQDLSGPARLLLILTAALGIGVGVSIGLSPQTRIGIDQGRWMLLLSSGLWLGASTLLAEADRRRIGVAAALVVVLNALLSLAQAAGWGPQFTLAESGGRFPTGALLGNEAYVALACALLGAAATAAWIGAGHARERWTAALLVVLCLATILVNQQRTSLIAWMVATLVLVLARYWLSGLRRLLPAVMVLAVLAVPLLREPVRTALTDPQRVAALEQATTYRIGAWAAAWQMIEARPWTGHGPGSYALQSQRYRFVAERTLQVRLRPPPTATAYANAHQDYLQLAAECGVPALIAALLAIGTLLHGLLACVEAAAREGRRDVEALGLLAILVAGAVAALAWFPLQIPLTALILLLAAGRAWRRVAALRSAP; this is encoded by the coding sequence ATGGCGGTCGGCGCGGGACGGACGTTGGCAGCAGTGCTGATGTTCGCGCTGCTGGCTGCGGGCTGCGCAGTGGCGCCCTGGGATGCGGCAGCCTTCGATGCGCCGAAGCGTTTGCTGGTCGCGCTCGCGCTGGGCTCGGCCCTGTGGATCGCGCTGTGGTGGTCGCCACGGCCGCGATGGCAGGACCTGTCCGGTCCGGCGCGGCTGCTGTTGATCCTGACCGCCGCGCTCGGGATCGGGGTCGGCGTGTCGATCGGGCTGTCGCCGCAGACGCGGATCGGCATCGACCAGGGTCGCTGGATGCTGTTGCTGTCGAGCGGGTTGTGGCTCGGCGCCTCGACGCTGTTGGCGGAAGCGGATCGACGCCGGATCGGCGTCGCGGCGGCACTGGTCGTTGTGTTGAATGCCTTGCTGTCGCTGGCGCAGGCCGCAGGGTGGGGGCCGCAGTTCACGCTCGCCGAGAGTGGCGGCCGCTTTCCGACCGGTGCCTTGTTGGGCAATGAAGCCTATGTGGCGCTTGCGTGCGCGCTGCTGGGCGCCGCAGCGACCGCGGCGTGGATCGGTGCCGGCCATGCACGCGAACGATGGACGGCGGCGCTCCTGGTCGTGCTCTGCCTCGCGACGATCCTCGTCAACCAGCAGCGCACCAGCCTGATCGCGTGGATGGTCGCGACACTCGTGTTGGTGCTTGCGCGGTATTGGCTGAGTGGCCTGCGCCGATTGCTGCCGGCGGTGATGGTGCTGGCGGTGCTTGCCGTGCCGCTGCTGCGCGAACCGGTGCGCACGGCGCTGACCGACCCGCAGCGGGTCGCGGCGTTGGAACAGGCCACGACCTACCGGATCGGGGCCTGGGCAGCGGCGTGGCAGATGATCGAGGCGCGGCCGTGGACCGGTCATGGTCCCGGCAGTTACGCACTGCAATCGCAGCGCTACCGGTTCGTCGCCGAACGGACCCTCCAGGTCCGATTGCGGCCGCCGCCGACCGCCACCGCTTATGCCAACGCGCATCAGGACTATCTGCAACTCGCGGCGGAGTGTGGCGTGCCGGCGCTGATCGCGGCCCTGCTGGCCATCGGCACCTTGCTGCACGGCTTGCTCGCGTGTGTCGAAGCGGCCGCGCGTGAGGGTCGTCGCGATGTCGAGGCGCTAGGTCTGCTCGCGATCCTGGTCGCGGGTGCGGTGGCTGCGCTGGCCTGGTTTCCGCTGCAGATTCCGTTGACCGCGCTGATCCTGTTGCTCGCCGCGGGCCGCGCGTGGCGGCGCGTGGCGGCGTTGCGGAGCGCGCCATGA
- a CDS encoding cyanophycinase, whose protein sequence is MPSQVPQGGSRGWIIPIGGAEEKENDRAILSRFVDLCGGRDADIVVIPTASKLADTGARYEAIFRSLGVGRVDAVDFDTRRDAEERGRIVRIERASGVFITGGNQLRLATLLGGTSVARALRQSNAHGTHIAGTSAGAAFLSEHMIAFGEEGATPIAGSVRLAPGLGLTNRFIIDQHFRQRDRLGRLTTALAYNPFAIGIGLDEDTAAFIAPDNTVEVEGSGGVTIVDASELEFSSMDQVDEGEPVCLLGLRLHVLVRGATFNLHTRRASAGRIAFVKA, encoded by the coding sequence ATGCCGAGCCAGGTCCCCCAGGGCGGCAGCCGCGGCTGGATCATTCCGATCGGCGGTGCCGAGGAGAAGGAAAACGATCGCGCCATCCTGTCGCGCTTCGTCGATCTGTGTGGTGGTCGTGACGCGGACATCGTGGTCATCCCGACCGCAAGCAAGCTGGCCGATACCGGCGCGCGCTACGAGGCGATCTTCCGCAGCCTCGGCGTGGGCCGCGTCGACGCCGTCGATTTCGACACCCGCCGTGACGCCGAGGAACGTGGTCGCATCGTCCGCATCGAACGCGCCAGCGGCGTGTTCATCACCGGCGGCAACCAGTTGCGTCTGGCGACCCTGCTCGGCGGCACCTCGGTGGCGCGCGCGCTGCGCCAGAGCAATGCCCATGGCACCCACATCGCCGGCACCAGCGCCGGCGCGGCGTTTCTCAGCGAACACATGATCGCGTTCGGCGAAGAAGGCGCGACACCGATCGCCGGCAGCGTGCGCCTGGCACCGGGCCTCGGCCTGACCAATCGCTTCATCATCGACCAGCATTTCCGCCAGCGCGACCGTCTCGGTCGCCTGACCACGGCGCTGGCCTACAACCCCTTCGCGATCGGCATCGGCCTCGACGAGGACACCGCGGCCTTCATCGCGCCGGACAACACGGTGGAAGTCGAAGGCAGCGGCGGCGTCACCATCGTCGACGCATCGGAACTCGAGTTCTCGTCGATGGACCAGGTCGACGAGGGCGAGCCGGTCTGCCTGCTCGGCCTGCGCCTGCACGTGCTGGTGCGTGGCGCGACCTTCAATCTGCATACACGGCGCGCGTCCGCCGGCCGGATCGCCTTCGTCAAAGCCTGA
- a CDS encoding beta-aspartyl-peptidase, whose protein sequence is MLTLIRNATVFAPAALGRRDLLVGGGRLLWMGDAAEAAAATAIATEVVDLRGRRLLPGFVDGHAHLTGGGGEAGAHTRVPPLSLSRYTLAGVTSVVGVLGTDDTTRSTRELVATVHGLRNEGLNAWAYTGGYHLPLATLTGSVRDDLAFIDGLIGVGELAICDHRSSQPTLDELLRVAADAHVGGLLTGKAGVLHLHLGDGARGLSLVREALAGSELPARVFHPTHVNRRKALFDEAVALAKQGCTIDITAFPVDENEDAWPADEALLRYLDSGAPAERVTVSSDGGGCLPHFDGDGRVVHMDIGSPSSLAETLRNLLLRGQDLARVLPAFTLNPARLLRLRGKGEVAVGSDADVVVLDEEHRVNDVMIGGRWHVRDATAVVRGTFEDAR, encoded by the coding sequence ATGTTGACCTTGATTCGAAACGCCACTGTCTTTGCGCCCGCTGCCCTGGGCCGGCGCGATCTGCTGGTTGGTGGCGGCCGACTGTTGTGGATGGGCGATGCGGCCGAAGCCGCTGCTGCGACCGCGATCGCGACCGAGGTGGTCGATCTGCGCGGGCGTCGCCTGCTGCCGGGTTTCGTCGATGGTCATGCGCATCTGACCGGCGGTGGCGGTGAGGCCGGTGCGCATACCCGCGTGCCGCCGCTGTCGCTGTCGCGTTACACGCTGGCCGGCGTCACCTCGGTGGTCGGCGTGCTCGGCACCGACGACACCACGCGCAGCACGCGCGAACTGGTCGCGACGGTGCACGGATTGCGCAACGAAGGCCTGAACGCCTGGGCCTATACCGGCGGCTATCACTTGCCGCTGGCGACCCTGACCGGCAGCGTGCGCGACGATCTTGCCTTCATCGATGGCCTGATCGGGGTCGGTGAACTCGCAATCTGCGACCACCGTTCCAGCCAGCCGACACTGGACGAATTGCTGCGCGTCGCGGCCGATGCCCATGTCGGTGGTCTGCTCACCGGCAAGGCCGGCGTGCTGCATCTGCACCTCGGCGACGGCGCGCGCGGCTTGTCGCTGGTGCGCGAGGCGCTGGCCGGCAGCGAACTGCCGGCGCGGGTGTTCCATCCGACCCATGTCAATCGCCGCAAGGCACTGTTCGACGAAGCGGTCGCGCTGGCGAAGCAGGGCTGCACCATCGACATCACCGCGTTTCCGGTCGACGAGAACGAAGACGCCTGGCCCGCCGACGAGGCGCTGCTGCGCTATCTCGACAGCGGCGCGCCGGCCGAACGGGTGACTGTCAGTTCCGATGGCGGTGGCTGCCTGCCGCACTTCGACGGTGACGGTCGCGTCGTGCACATGGACATTGGTTCACCGAGTTCTCTGGCCGAGACCTTGCGCAACCTGCTGCTGCGCGGGCAGGATCTGGCGCGGGTACTGCCGGCCTTCACGCTCAATCCGGCGCGCTTGCTGCGTTTGCGCGGCAAGGGCGAGGTAGCGGTCGGTTCTGATGCGGATGTCGTGGTTCTGGACGAGGAGCACCGGGTGAATGACGTGATGATCGGCGGACGTTGGCACGTGCGTGACGCGACGGCCGTGGTCCGCGGCACCTTCGAGGACGCGCGCTGA
- a CDS encoding nuclease has protein sequence MSIKHAIWKVGARPAPLSDATLSTEQLLEDMIVASPQILSSEWMLIGKQELTGLGGKIDLLAIAPDASLVLIELKRNRTPREVVAQALDYAFWVEQLTAEKIAQIYQRFSNGGSLDAAFKLRFGADLDEETLNESHQIVVVAAELDAQTERIISYLNARDIAINVLFFQVFQHGSEQLLSRAWLIDPGETQANVAATAKVKGEKEPWNGEFYVSFGDTNSRSWEDAQNYGFISAGGGAWYSQTLKLLSPGDRVWVKIPKTGYVGVGRVTEPVQSVNDFKVKTPEGERPCLDVLQHADLYKKHAHDPETAEYFVRVEWLDTVPKKKAVNEVGLFGNQNSVCQPTTPKWRHTIDRLKAHFPKWDAQA, from the coding sequence ATGTCCATCAAACACGCCATCTGGAAAGTCGGTGCACGGCCTGCGCCCTTGAGCGACGCAACCCTCAGCACCGAGCAACTGCTGGAGGACATGATCGTGGCCTCGCCGCAGATTCTCTCGAGCGAGTGGATGCTGATCGGCAAGCAGGAACTGACAGGGCTTGGCGGAAAGATCGACCTCTTGGCGATCGCGCCCGACGCATCGTTGGTTCTCATTGAACTCAAGCGCAACCGGACTCCTCGCGAAGTCGTGGCGCAGGCGCTGGATTACGCGTTCTGGGTGGAGCAATTGACCGCCGAAAAGATCGCCCAGATTTACCAGCGCTTTTCCAACGGCGGCAGTTTGGATGCGGCCTTCAAGCTGCGCTTTGGGGCGGATCTTGATGAAGAGACGCTCAACGAATCCCATCAGATCGTTGTCGTCGCGGCAGAACTCGACGCTCAGACAGAGCGCATCATCAGCTATCTGAATGCCCGCGACATCGCCATCAACGTTCTGTTCTTTCAAGTCTTCCAGCACGGCAGCGAACAGCTGCTGAGTCGAGCGTGGCTCATCGACCCCGGTGAAACGCAGGCCAATGTCGCTGCAACTGCGAAAGTCAAAGGAGAGAAGGAGCCGTGGAATGGCGAGTTCTATGTGTCCTTTGGAGATACGAACTCGCGCTCTTGGGAGGACGCTCAGAACTACGGTTTCATCAGTGCTGGCGGCGGTGCCTGGTATAGCCAGACGCTGAAGCTTCTCTCGCCAGGTGATCGCGTGTGGGTGAAGATTCCCAAGACGGGCTACGTCGGCGTTGGCAGAGTCACGGAGCCCGTTCAAAGCGTCAACGACTTCAAGGTGAAAACTCCGGAAGGCGAACGCCCGTGTCTGGACGTACTTCAACACGCGGACCTCTACAAGAAGCATGCCCATGATCCAGAGACCGCCGAGTATTTCGTGCGTGTGGAATGGCTCGACACCGTGCCGAAGAAGAAGGCGGTCAACGAAGTTGGCCTTTTCGGCAATCAGAACAGCGTCTGCCAGCCGACCACCCCGAAGTGGCGGCACACCATCGACCGACTGAAGGCGCATTTCCCGAAGTGGGATGCCCAAGCTTAG
- a CDS encoding glycosyltransferase, translated as MRILFVTNRFPGQAMRGDQLRAFEQIRHLSQRHAITLLSFEAAHPRHSAGTDLAAWCERVVTLPRRRLLLGPRLAGAMFDPRPIQAAIYDTAAQRRCVDALLADTPFDLVHVQLARLGGLVQHVRGVPCVLDLIDALSLNMARRGALDRGLSGFVARREAARLVDYERVLCAQAAGVAVCSPVDRAAIGDYPNLVRIDNGVDLDRFRFVATADPRPEIVFVGNLGYFPNVDAISWFAANVLPLLSAHVPALRLVLVGARPAASLQRLARRSPCIDLVGPVADVHPYLSRAAIAVVPLRAGSGQQLKVLEAMATGTPVVATSIAAAGLDAVPGEHLRVADDAASMAAAILDVMHDRAAALRMAGAARRLVEQRHSWRDSALALERLWLQAVGRA; from the coding sequence ATGCGCATCCTGTTCGTCACCAACCGATTCCCCGGCCAAGCGATGCGCGGCGACCAGCTGCGTGCGTTCGAGCAGATCCGTCACCTGTCGCAACGGCACGCGATCACCCTGCTCAGCTTCGAGGCGGCCCATCCGCGGCATTCGGCCGGCACCGATCTGGCGGCGTGGTGCGAACGCGTCGTGACCCTGCCGCGGCGACGGCTGTTGCTGGGGCCGCGCCTCGCCGGCGCCATGTTTGACCCGCGCCCGATCCAGGCCGCGATCTACGACACCGCGGCGCAACGGCGCTGTGTCGACGCCCTGCTGGCCGACACGCCGTTTGATCTCGTACACGTGCAACTGGCCCGACTCGGCGGCCTGGTGCAACACGTTCGCGGCGTGCCCTGCGTGCTCGACCTGATCGACGCCTTGTCGCTGAACATGGCGCGGCGGGGTGCGCTCGATCGCGGCTTGAGCGGCTTCGTCGCGCGGCGCGAGGCCGCGCGCCTCGTCGACTACGAGCGGGTGTTGTGCGCACAGGCGGCCGGCGTGGCGGTCTGCTCGCCGGTCGACCGCGCCGCAATCGGCGACTATCCCAACCTGGTCCGCATCGACAACGGCGTCGATCTCGACCGCTTCCGCTTTGTCGCGACCGCGGACCCGCGACCGGAGATCGTCTTCGTCGGCAATCTCGGCTACTTCCCGAACGTCGACGCGATCAGTTGGTTCGCCGCCAACGTGCTGCCGCTGCTGAGCGCCCACGTGCCGGCGCTGCGCCTCGTGCTGGTCGGCGCTCGACCTGCCGCATCGTTGCAACGACTTGCGCGGCGCTCGCCGTGCATCGACCTGGTCGGTCCGGTCGCCGACGTGCACCCCTACCTGAGCCGCGCTGCGATCGCGGTCGTGCCGTTGCGCGCTGGGTCCGGACAGCAGCTCAAGGTGCTGGAAGCGATGGCGACGGGCACGCCGGTGGTCGCCACGTCGATCGCCGCGGCCGGCCTCGACGCAGTGCCGGGCGAACATCTGCGCGTCGCCGACGATGCTGCGAGCATGGCTGCCGCGATCCTCGATGTGATGCACGACCGCGCTGCTGCGCTGCGCATGGCGGGCGCGGCACGACGCCTGGTCGAACAACGGCATTCCTGGCGCGATTCGGCCTTGGCGCTGGAACGGCTTTGGCTGCAGGCCGTCGGCCGCGCCTGA
- a CDS encoding restriction endonuclease subunit S: MKRIGDILTRSKIAVVVEDGTNYKQVTIRTNYKGVCLRGTQDGSTILTKNQFVVSAGQFILSRIDARNGAFGIIPDELEGAIVTNDFLAFDINEEKVEIEFFNVFLQSPVFLEACIKASRGNTNRKRVDEDFFLQYEVALPPREEQTLLIERIHRGRTAIGTVQHEITRQEALLAKLKQAILQEAIAGKLTANWRAAHPDVEPASQILQRIQAEKARLVAAKKIRPEKPLPKITLAEIPFEIPHGWEWCRLGNILNFSSGDGLTSAQMAGGDVPVFGGNGVNGFHNKANVEVETVVVGRVGANCGAVHMTPARAWVTDNAFITSFSEACLTKEFLVLLLRFLDLNHLSFDGSQPVISGKRVYPLPTPLPPIAEQAAIVARVEALMTTCSALEAEIEHARTHAAQLLQAVLKEAFAPAA; the protein is encoded by the coding sequence ATGAAACGCATCGGCGATATCCTCACGCGGAGCAAGATCGCCGTCGTGGTCGAAGACGGCACGAATTACAAACAGGTGACGATCCGCACAAACTACAAGGGTGTCTGTCTGCGCGGCACGCAGGACGGCTCCACCATTCTCACCAAGAACCAGTTCGTCGTCTCGGCAGGCCAGTTCATCCTCAGCCGCATTGATGCCCGCAACGGCGCATTCGGCATCATCCCGGACGAACTGGAAGGTGCGATTGTCACGAACGACTTCCTCGCTTTCGACATCAACGAAGAAAAGGTGGAGATCGAGTTCTTCAACGTCTTTCTCCAGTCGCCCGTCTTCCTCGAAGCCTGCATCAAGGCCAGTCGTGGAAACACCAACCGCAAGCGCGTCGATGAGGACTTCTTCCTCCAATACGAAGTCGCCCTGCCTCCCCGCGAGGAACAAACCCTACTCATTGAGCGCATTCATAGGGGCCGTACAGCCATCGGCACGGTGCAGCACGAGATCACCCGCCAAGAAGCCCTGCTGGCCAAGCTCAAGCAGGCCATCTTGCAAGAGGCGATCGCGGGCAAGCTAACCGCCAACTGGCGTGCCGCTCACCCGGACGTGGAACCCGCCAGCCAGATCCTCCAGCGAATCCAAGCCGAAAAAGCCCGCCTCGTCGCCGCCAAGAAAATTCGCCCCGAAAAACCCCTGCCCAAAATCACCCTCGCCGAAATCCCCTTCGAGATTCCTCATGGATGGGAGTGGTGCAGGCTCGGCAACATCCTAAATTTTTCGTCGGGCGACGGATTGACGTCTGCTCAAATGGCGGGCGGAGATGTTCCCGTCTTTGGTGGCAACGGCGTGAACGGCTTTCATAACAAGGCAAACGTCGAGGTGGAGACAGTGGTGGTTGGTCGCGTCGGTGCCAACTGCGGCGCGGTCCACATGACACCCGCAAGAGCATGGGTGACGGACAACGCCTTCATCACCTCATTTTCGGAAGCCTGTCTGACGAAGGAGTTTCTTGTCCTGCTTCTTCGTTTTCTCGACCTAAATCATTTGTCGTTTGACGGAAGCCAGCCAGTCATCTCAGGCAAGCGAGTTTATCCACTCCCCACTCCTCTGCCGCCCATCGCCGAGCAAGCTGCGATCGTAGCGAGGGTGGAGGCGCTGATGACCACCTGCAGTGCGCTGGAAGCGGAAATCGAGCACGCCCGCACCCACGCCGCCCAACTCCTCCAAGCGGTCCTGAAGGAAGCTTTCGCCCCTGCCGCTTGA
- a CDS encoding glycosyltransferase: protein MKILVVATKSPWPPDDGGRLVLWTMLQGLRAAGHELMLIAPADSSPPHRQAQVDAALREVCLPRLFDVRPRSWLVAIILSLLQGRALSLVRHRHGVLLHAVQAALTNWRPDVVHVEQLQAWAHAAPARAAGVPVLLRMQNVESSLWRQVARARWRAWPLWFESWRLQRGERRAMQAAAAVLALTAPDALALKAIAGPAADAVSTIAPAFPLRLPAAPAVAGEPALVLSGSAGWWPNRAAQQWFLQRVLPALRAAGVSGCLHIYGGAPVDGPGVVWHRAPADAIDAFPEGAIAVIPLQVGSGIRMRILEAWARGLAVVASPTAAAGLAVVSGRELLIADTPAAFVAAIQRLQTDPGLRERLIAGGRAYLARHHDPETQTRLLLARYVSVTPG from the coding sequence GTGAAAATCCTCGTCGTCGCGACCAAGTCGCCATGGCCGCCCGACGATGGCGGTCGGCTGGTGCTGTGGACGATGTTGCAGGGCCTGCGCGCGGCCGGGCACGAGTTGATGTTGATCGCGCCCGCCGATTCGTCGCCGCCGCATCGACAGGCGCAGGTGGACGCGGCCCTGCGCGAGGTCTGCTTGCCGCGACTGTTCGATGTGCGACCACGCAGCTGGCTCGTCGCGATCATCCTGTCGCTGCTGCAAGGGCGCGCGCTGAGCCTGGTGCGACATCGTCATGGCGTGCTGCTGCACGCTGTACAGGCGGCGCTGACGAATTGGCGGCCGGACGTGGTGCATGTCGAGCAGTTGCAGGCCTGGGCGCACGCGGCACCCGCTCGGGCGGCGGGCGTGCCGGTGTTGCTGCGCATGCAGAATGTTGAGTCGTCGTTGTGGCGACAGGTCGCGCGCGCGCGCTGGCGGGCTTGGCCGCTTTGGTTCGAATCCTGGCGGCTGCAACGCGGCGAGCGCAGGGCGATGCAGGCCGCGGCGGCGGTGCTGGCCTTGACGGCGCCCGATGCCTTGGCGCTGAAGGCGATCGCCGGGCCGGCTGCCGATGCAGTGTCGACCATCGCCCCGGCGTTTCCGTTGCGGCTGCCGGCCGCGCCTGCGGTCGCGGGCGAACCGGCCCTCGTGCTGTCCGGCAGTGCCGGGTGGTGGCCGAACCGCGCCGCGCAACAGTGGTTTCTGCAGCGCGTTCTGCCCGCACTGCGGGCTGCAGGCGTTTCTGGCTGCCTCCACATCTACGGCGGCGCGCCGGTCGATGGACCGGGCGTGGTCTGGCATCGCGCACCGGCCGACGCGATCGACGCCTTTCCCGAAGGGGCGATCGCCGTCATTCCGCTGCAGGTCGGGTCGGGCATTCGCATGCGCATCCTCGAGGCCTGGGCGCGCGGTCTGGCGGTCGTCGCGAGCCCGACCGCTGCAGCGGGTCTCGCCGTCGTATCGGGACGCGAATTGCTGATCGCCGACACGCCGGCGGCATTCGTCGCCGCCATCCAGCGACTGCAGACTGACCCCGGCCTGCGTGAGCGCTTGATCGCCGGCGGACGGGCCTATCTGGCACGCCATCACGACCCCGAGACGCAGACGCGACTGCTGCTGGCGCGCTACGTGTCGGTGACTCCGGGATGA
- the cphA gene encoding cyanophycin synthetase, translated as MRILDRQVFVGPSLYAHFPVIRLELDLGVLEAWPTARLGPAFVEALVAALPGLAEHGCSYREPGGFIRRMNEGEGTWLGHVLEHVAIELQNIAGEDMTFGKTRSIDDRPGVYSVVYEYAQREEGVEAGELALRLLSSLLPAELRPADSVPDDWHWPDARDSFIRYAQRRALGPSTASLVKAAEDRGIPWLRLNDQSLVQLGHGKYQQRIQATVTGKTPHIAVELASDKEETNKILGSLGLPVPRQELVQSESGAVRAAKRIGFPVVTKPYNGNHGRGISIRLMNDDEVIAGFNKAKEISRSVIVETYLEGDDHRLLVVNGELVAATRRTPGHVVGDGRHTIRELVEIVNQDPRRGIGHEKVLTRIELDAQAEMMMTRAGVNADSVPDVAQVIYLRSTANLSTGGTATDVTDVIHPDNRDMAVRAIKAIGLDVGGVDFLSTNIAESYKSIGGGICEVNAAPGFRMHVAPSEGRSRDVAGPVIDMLFPTGTPSRVPIAALTGTNGKTTTARMLAHVVKMAGYTPGLTTTDGVYIDGQRTVEGDMTGPVSARMVLADPQIDFAVLETARGGLLRAGMGVPKVDVGAVLNVQSDHLGMKGIDTLEQLAEVKRIVVEVAEQCAVLNADDANVLKMGAYTDAKVICYVTMNPQHGLVREHIRAGGRACALEAGVNGQMITLYDKGGHIPLLWTHLIPATLEGRALHNVQNAMFAAAMAFSLGIKLDAIRQGLRTFDSTFFQAPGRMNVFNEHPFKVLFDYGHNAHAVSVMADLAQRLDVAGRRIVVVAGPGDRRNEDLVDIANAVAGRFDHYICRRDDDLRGRDGDEVPKLIAATLRGRGVRDDQITLIPDEQEAIDAALRMGEAGDLLLVFADALVRSWKQVIKFRPEGAPARTSLAEVMSAAPVAQPVVEEPTAAGSWEGLVRDERGVRLAREDAD; from the coding sequence ATGCGTATCCTCGATCGTCAGGTCTTCGTTGGTCCGTCGCTGTATGCCCATTTCCCGGTCATTCGGCTGGAACTGGATCTTGGCGTGCTGGAAGCCTGGCCGACCGCGCGTCTCGGGCCGGCCTTCGTCGAGGCGCTGGTCGCGGCCTTGCCGGGGCTTGCCGAACACGGTTGTTCCTATCGCGAACCCGGCGGCTTCATCCGGCGCATGAACGAAGGCGAGGGCACCTGGCTCGGCCATGTGCTCGAACACGTCGCGATCGAGTTGCAGAACATCGCCGGCGAAGACATGACCTTCGGCAAGACCCGCAGCATCGACGATCGTCCCGGCGTCTACTCGGTGGTCTACGAATATGCCCAGCGCGAAGAAGGGGTCGAGGCCGGAGAACTGGCGCTGCGCCTCCTCAGTTCGCTGTTGCCGGCAGAGCTGCGCCCAGCCGACAGCGTGCCCGACGACTGGCATTGGCCGGATGCGCGCGACAGCTTCATCCGTTATGCGCAGCGGCGTGCGCTGGGTCCGTCGACGGCGTCCCTGGTCAAGGCCGCGGAAGACCGCGGCATCCCGTGGCTGCGCCTGAACGACCAGTCGCTGGTGCAACTCGGGCACGGCAAATACCAGCAGCGCATTCAGGCGACCGTGACCGGCAAGACGCCGCACATCGCGGTCGAACTCGCCAGCGACAAGGAGGAAACCAACAAGATCCTCGGCTCGCTCGGCCTGCCGGTACCGCGTCAGGAACTGGTGCAGAGCGAGTCCGGCGCCGTGCGTGCGGCGAAACGCATCGGCTTCCCGGTGGTGACCAAGCCCTACAACGGCAACCACGGGCGCGGCATCTCGATCCGCCTGATGAACGACGACGAAGTGATCGCCGGTTTCAACAAGGCCAAGGAGATCTCGCGCTCGGTGATCGTCGAGACCTACCTCGAAGGCGATGATCACCGCCTGCTGGTCGTGAACGGCGAACTGGTCGCGGCGACGCGGCGTACCCCGGGGCACGTGGTCGGCGATGGCCGCCACACGATTCGCGAACTGGTCGAGATCGTGAACCAGGATCCGCGCCGCGGCATCGGCCACGAGAAAGTGCTGACGCGCATCGAACTCGATGCCCAGGCCGAAATGATGATGACGCGCGCCGGCGTGAACGCCGATTCGGTGCCGGACGTGGCCCAGGTGATCTACCTGCGCTCGACCGCGAACCTGTCCACCGGTGGCACAGCCACCGACGTCACCGACGTGATCCATCCCGATAACCGGGACATGGCGGTGCGCGCGATCAAGGCGATCGGTCTCGATGTCGGCGGCGTCGATTTCCTCAGCACCAACATCGCCGAAAGCTACAAGTCGATCGGTGGTGGCATCTGCGAAGTGAACGCCGCGCCCGGTTTCCGCATGCACGTGGCGCCGAGCGAAGGGCGCTCGCGCGATGTCGCCGGTCCGGTGATCGACATGCTGTTCCCGACCGGGACGCCGTCGCGGGTGCCGATCGCGGCCCTGACCGGCACCAATGGCAAGACCACGACCGCGCGCATGCTGGCGCACGTCGTCAAGATGGCCGGCTACACGCCGGGCCTCACCACCACCGACGGCGTCTACATCGACGGCCAGCGCACGGTCGAGGGCGACATGACCGGTCCGGTCTCGGCACGCATGGTGCTGGCCGATCCGCAGATCGATTTCGCGGTGCTGGAAACCGCGCGCGGTGGCTTGCTGCGTGCCGGCATGGGCGTGCCCAAGGTCGATGTCGGTGCGGTGCTGAACGTGCAGTCCGACCATCTCGGCATGAAGGGCATCGACACGCTCGAGCAACTGGCCGAGGTCAAGCGCATCGTCGTCGAAGTGGCCGAGCAATGCGCGGTGCTGAACGCCGACGACGCCAACGTGCTGAAGATGGGCGCGTACACCGATGCCAAAGTGATCTGCTACGTCACGATGAATCCGCAGCACGGCCTGGTGCGCGAACACATCCGTGCCGGCGGCCGCGCCTGCGCGCTCGAAGCCGGCGTCAACGGCCAGATGATCACGCTGTACGACAAGGGCGGTCACATTCCGCTGCTGTGGACGCATCTGATTCCGGCCACGCTCGAAGGCCGCGCACTGCACAACGTGCAGAACGCGATGTTCGCGGCGGCGATGGCGTTCTCGCTCGGCATCAAGCTCGATGCGATCCGCCAGGGCCTGCGCACTTTCGACAGCACCTTCTTCCAGGCGCCCGGCCGCATGAACGTGTTCAACGAGCATCCGTTCAAGGTGCTGTTCGACTACGGCCACAATGCGCACGCGGTCTCGGTGATGGCCGACCTGGCCCAGCGGCTCGACGTGGCCGGACGGCGCATCGTCGTCGTGGCAGGACCGGGCGATCGCCGCAACGAGGATCTCGTCGACATCGCGAACGCGGTGGCCGGCCGATTCGATCATTACATCTGCCGTCGTGACGACGACCTGCGTGGTCGCGACGGCGACGAAGTGCCGAAGCTGATCGCGGCGACGCTGCGTGGCCGCGGCGTGCGCGACGACCAGATCACCCTGATTCCGGATGAGCAGGAAGCGATCGATGCGGCGCTGCGCATGGGCGAAGCGGGCGATCTCTTGCTGGTCTTCGCGGACGCGTTGGTGCGTTCGTGGAAGCAGGTGATCAAGTTCCGCCCCGAGGGCGCACCGGCGCGGACCAGCTTGGCCGAGGTCATGTCGGCAGCGCCGGTGGCACAGCCCGTGGTCGAGGAACCAACCGCGGCGGGGAGTTGGGAAGGCTTGGTCCGTGACGAGCGCGGCGTACGTCTGGCGCGCGAGGACGCCGACTGA